One Dysidea avara chromosome 7, odDysAvar1.4, whole genome shotgun sequence genomic region harbors:
- the LOC136261401 gene encoding uncharacterized protein, with protein sequence MASKLSVSEKCQIKGVKILNDRVLGTGSYGVVYVAIYHGTKVAAKKLHGIFFEGVSPAEFKGILHSWKQELELMSSLRHPNIVQFYGMFNSRDSSSLELSGDSYIITELMAKSLQARNLEPPRLNFRQIVDIVMGISSGLCYLHNRDQPIMHRDLASKNILLSEFGQAKIADLGVAKITLNAQASHTRHPGTDLYMPVESVIGSDNYDHSIDLYGLGVIILELAIGRDPTATQCLKRVNNRIEVVPEIERRQKDFDELDQSCNKELECVIMFCLRDKETRITATGIVEYLEKIRNSVSYQSCSTTPIFDFNKTMPTISGVYEDNSKLSADLEASKEKISNLMKENNKLTAKLDHLQKQFQDKLKTKEDKFQQLSNKYVELEDQFKTNEDQFQQLSKTKAELEDKLKTKEKEMEKLKHQLDNVKNYYEAKLNELHQKQHNQQDVSMSNTNSFLHPTYHSPQSKYGQQLSNSPKSLPERITGHISGRTMENSTQLNNQRLTYQRSQTYQRSHSANAQNYSTQLSDKPSVYQRSHSAYAESHAVMTIPTSDTFNPTVRQPIAITREQDTEQHTDNCSSLPTTYSVINSAPPLINYSDTYGHRYSHDQASRSPLYQHQHESDHFNVAHQFHSIPSPQMVTPNNVVGYNTAQLSSSAPQLTVREADEYLSYQVSCMDRVIGQLMNPNNSDNLQSSFVQTLKEQIIKTDNYISNLPFLLRNVGNPINRIECQLNKLLTLNIRVTYGDRRALDEVIYHLQSTISN encoded by the coding sequence ATGGCTTCCAAATTGTCTGTATCTGAGAAGTGCCAAATAAAAGGTGTTAAGATCTTAAATGACAGGGTTCTTGGGACAGGATCATATGGAGTTGTGTATGTAGCTATCTATCATGGTACAAAAGTGGCTGCTAAGAAACTACATGGAATATTTTTTGAAGGTGTTTCTCCTGCGGAGTTTAAAGGAATTTTGCATTCATGGAAACAAGAATTAGAGCTAATGAGTTCTCTTAGACATCCAAATATAGTCCAGTTTTATGGCATGTTTAATTCACGTGATTCTTCTAGCCTTGAATTATCTGGTGACAGTTACATCATTACAGAGTTGATGGCTAAAAGTTTACAGGCAAGAAACTTGGAACCACCGAGACTCAACTTTCGGCAAATTGTTGACATTGTCATGGGAATTTCATCTGGACTGTGTTACCTTCATAACAGAGACCAACCTATTATGCACAGAGATCTTGCTAGTAAGAACATACTTTTGAGTGAGTTTGGACAGGCAAAGATAGCTGATTTAGGTGTGGCAAAAATTACCTTAAATGCGCAAGCATCACACACCCGACATCCTGGTACTGACCTGTACATGCCAGTAGAAAGTGTTATAGGTAGCGATAATTATGATCATTCCATCGATTTATATGGGTTAGGTGTGATTATTCTAGAATTAGCCATTGGTAGAGACCCCACTGCTACACAGTGCTTAAAACGTGTTAATAATCGTATAGAGGTTGTTCCAGAAATAGAGCGACGACAAAAAGATTTTGATGAGCTTGACCAAAGCTGCAATAAAGAACTAGAATGTGTCATTATGTTTTGTTTAAGGGATAAAGAAACCAGGATTACAGCAACAGGCATTGTAGAGTATTTGGAAAAGATTCGGAACAGTGTTTCATACCAATCATGTAGCACAACTCCAATCTTTGATTTTAATAAAACAATGCCTACAATTAGTGGTGTTTATGAGGACAACTCCAAGCTTAGTGCAGACCTTGAAGCATCTAAAGAGAAAATTAGTAATCTCATGAAAGAAAACAATAAACTGACTGCAAAACTTGACCATTTGCAAAagcagtttcaagataaactCAAAACCAAGGAAGATAAATTTCAACAACTTTCAAATAAATATGTTGAACTTGAAGATCAATTTAAAACTAACGAAGATCAGTTTCAACAACTTTCAAAAACAAAAGCTGAACTTGAAGATAAACTCAAAACTAAAGAAAAAGAAATGGAGAAGCTTAAGCATCAACTAGATAATgttaaaaattattatgaagCAAAATTAAATGAGCTACACCAAAAGCAGCATAATCAACAAGATGTGTCAATGAGTAACACTAATTCCTTCCTGCACCCAACTTATCACTCACCACAGTCCAAATATGGTCAACAACTTAGCAACTCACCCAAAAGTCTTCCAGAGCGTATTACTGGCCACATCTCAGGAAGAACAATGGAAAACTCCACACAACTGAATAACCAAAGGTTGACATATCAAAGAAGCCAGACATATCAAAGAAGCCACAGTGCAAACGCACAGAACTACTCCACACAACTTAGTGACAAACCATCAGTGTATCAAAGAAGCCATAGTGCATATGCAGAAAGCCATGCAGTCATGACTATTCCTACCAGCGATACATTCAATCCCACAGTAAGACAACCTATCGCCATTACCCGTGAGCAAGATACAGAACAGCATACAGATAACTGCTCATCACTACCAACCACTTATTCTGTCATTAATTCTGCACCTCCTCTGATTAACTACTCTGATACATATGGACACAGATACTCACATGATCAGGCCAGTAGATCTCCTTTGTATCAGCACCAACATGAAAGTGATCACTTTAATGTAGCTCACCAGTTTCACAGTATTCCTTCACCACAAATGGTGACACCCAATAATGTTGTTGGTTACAATACTGCACAACTCAGTAGTTCAGCTCCTCAGCTCACAGTACGAGAAGCAGATGAATATCTTTCCTATCAAGTATCTTGCATGGATAGAGTCATAGGTCAGTTGATGAATCCAAATAATTCTGATAACCTGCAGTCAAGTTTTGTGCAAACTTTGAAAGagcaaataattaaaactgataACTACATTAGCAACTTGCCATTTTTACTTAGGAATGTGGGCAATCCTATTAATCGTATTGAATGCCAATTGAATAAATTACTGACTTTAAATATTCGTGTTACCTATGGTGACAGACGAGCACTTGATGAAGTAATATACCATTTGCAAAGCACCATTTCAAATTAG